A DNA window from Hordeum vulgare subsp. vulgare chromosome 1H, MorexV3_pseudomolecules_assembly, whole genome shotgun sequence contains the following coding sequences:
- the LOC123426532 gene encoding thioredoxin H4-2, producing the protein MGGCVGKGRGIVEEKLDFKGGNVHVITTKEDWDQKIEEANKDGKIVVANFSASWCGPCRVIAPVYAEMSKTYPQLMFLTIDVDDLMDFSSTWDIRATPTFFFLKNGQQIDKLVGANKPELEKKVQALGDGS; encoded by the exons ATGGGGGGCTGTGTGGGCAAG GGTCGTGGCATTGTGGAAGAAAAGCTTGATTTCAAAGGTGGAAATGTGCATGTCATAACAACCAAAGAGGACTGGGACCAGAAGATTGAAGAAGCAAACAAGGATGGGAAAATT GTTGTAGCAAACTTCAGTGCTTCGTGGTGTGGGCCATGCCGTGTCATTGCACCTGTTTATGCTGAGATGTCCAAGACTTATCCTCAACTCATGTTCTTGACAATTGATGTTGATGACCTAATG GATTTCAGCTCAACATGGGACATCCGCGCAACCCCGACGTTCTTCTTCCTCAAAAACGGCCAGCAGATCGACAAGCTCGTCGGCGCCAACAAACCCGAGCTGGAGAAGAAAGTGCAAGCTCTTGGTGATGGCAGTTGA